One window from the genome of Nicotiana sylvestris chromosome 9, ASM39365v2, whole genome shotgun sequence encodes:
- the LOC138878638 gene encoding uncharacterized protein, whose protein sequence is MSSQSTYRPHYRQGNRGPSSSKHRNSGQIYATTPVCQTCGRSHLGQCRVLTGECFWCGQLGHHLRDCPQPPRNFNHASIQSAAPTQTTRNTLGATGTGNRGRGVGDRANVNQGQGNTGRGQIRVEGRDTLADLIALDMIDFDILMGMDWLSSCYSIVDCHANIVKFEIPNEPRFILKGSQVPETCKIVSFMKAQRLLKKGCLGLLAIVNDTRKETVSIENVPVVREFSDVFPEDLPGLPPVREIDFGIDLLPDTQPISIPPYRMAPTELRELKQQLQDLLDKGFIRPSVSPWGALVLFVKKKD, encoded by the exons ATGTCTTCACAGTCCACATACAGACCACATTACAGACAAGGTAATAGGGGACCATCATCTTCTAAACATCGTAATTCTGGGCAGATATATGCCACTACTCCAGTGTGCCAGACTTGTGGTAGATCACATTTGGGCCAATGTCGTGTTCTAACTGGAGAGTGCTTTTGGTGTGGCCAGTTGGGACATCACTTGAGGGATTGCCCTCAACCTCCGAGAAATTTCAACCATGCTTCTATTCAGTCAGCTGCACCGACTCAGACTACTCGTAATACTTTAGGTGCTACAGGTACAGGAAATAGAGGTCGAGGTGTTGGAGATCGTGCTAATGTGAATCAAGGACAAGGCAATACTGGAAGAGGTCAG ATTCGGGTCGAGGGTAGAGATACCCTAGCTGACCTTATTGCacttgatatgattgactttgacatactgatgggaatggattggctatcttcttGCTATTCTATAGTCGATTGTCATGCAAATATAGTTAAGTTTGAGATACCAAATGAACCCCGTTTTATTCTAAAAGGGAGTCAAGTTCCAGAGACTTGCAAAATTGTATCTTTTATGAAGGCTCAACGACTTCTGAAGAAAGGTTGCTTGGGTCTCTTAGCTATTGTAAATGATACAAGAAAGGAAACAGTTAGTATAGAAAATGTACCCGTAGTGAGagaattttctgatgtatttcctgaggaTTTACCAGGATTGCCTCCAGTACGAGAAATagacttcggtattgatttgcTACCTGACACACAGCCCATATCGATACCCCCATATCgaatggcaccaacagagttgagaGAGCTAaagcaacagttacaagatttgttagataagggttttattagacctagtgtatcaccatGGGGTGCACTAGTACTGTTCGTAAAGAAGAAAGACTGA
- the LOC138878640 gene encoding uncharacterized protein has protein sequence MDKVQLIRQRLLVAQSRQKSYADKRRRDLVFTIGDKVFLRVFRMKGVIRFGERGKLSPRFIGAYEILDRMIEAPTIPLVEKMSYEEAPMAIVDRQVRKLRSKEIVFVKVLWRNHTVDEATWEVEKDMQAKYPHLFQSRGCV, from the exons ATGGACAAGGTCCAGTTGATCAGACAGAGATTGCTTGTAGCTCAAAGCAGACAAAAGTCTTATGCtgataagagaagaagagatttaGTGTTCACAATTGGAGACAAAGTGTTCCTACGAGTCTTCCGTATGAAAGGTGTAATACGGTTTGGGGAaagaggcaagttgagccctaggtttaTAGGAGCGTATGAGATACTAGACCGA ATGATTGAAGCACCGACAATACCGCTCGTTGAAAAGATGTCTTACGAGGAGGCGCCGATGGCAATTGttgataggcaagtaagaaagcTACGGTCAAAAGAAATTGTGTTCGTTAAAGTTTTATGGAGAAATCATACCGTTGATGAAGCTACTTGGGAGGTAGAAAAAGATATGCAAGCGAAATATCCCCATTTGTTTCAGTCTAGAG GCTGTGTGTAG
- the LOC104245643 gene encoding uncharacterized protein — protein MATSNFTLLLLTFSLLAVSAAARPCKTLFFITSTSYYHIPTTTNSQNPNPNFLLPNPSISPQFLTFSFSSISFRDGSSKFGLNRPSIFLRRSDPMLIRGPDPIFYDRDDAVEQVEEELESGSSPSMMIPVEFYSSVTSSVRDRSKDIMRFVGALLFGVGCGALTFATMYLIWSLFWPNRFDFEDSEDDSGDDVSPKKMGYIAIPTKVVDDELKKAAAPAKEVV, from the coding sequence ATGGCGACCTCGAATTTCACTCTTCTACTTCTTACTTTTTCTCTCCTTGCCGTCTCCGCCGCCGCTAGACCATGCAAAACCCTATTCTTCATCACTTCCACTTCCTATTATCACATCCCCACAACCACCAATTCTCAAAACCCTAACCCTAATTTCCTCCTCCCTAACCCCTCTATTTCTCCCCAATTCCTAACTTTCTCCTTCAGCTCCATCAGTTTCCGTGACGGCAGTTCAAAATTCGGACTCAATAGACCCTCAATTTTCCTCCGGAGATCCGACCCGATGCTAATCCGTGGACCCGACCCGATCTTCTACGATAGGGACGACGCCGTAGAACAGGTGGAAGAAGAATTGGAGAGTGGATCTTCGCCGTCGATGATGATTCCGGTGGAATTTTACTCGTCGGTGACGAGCTCCGTTCGTGATCGCTCAAAGGATATCATGAGATTCGTCGGAGCTTTGCTTTTTGGCGTAGGCTGCGGCGCGTTGACCTTTGCGACGATGTACTTGATCTGGTCCCTTTTCTGGCCCAATCGCTTTGATTTTGAGGATTCCGAGGATGACAGTGGTGATGACGTTAGTCCTAAGAAGATGGGATACATAGCGATTCCGACTAAGGTTGTGGATGATGAGTTGAAGAAAGCTGCTGCTCCGGCTAAAGAAGTAGTATAA